A window of the Sporosarcina sp. FSL K6-2383 genome harbors these coding sequences:
- a CDS encoding serine protease → MNDKELEEIDDDELQELVLEAQRQALANAGQEPHKPKHPFPKWLFWLIAVMMTVNTFAVIFEVFSIPAIEFVKASARLSAQDDIATYKKSVVVITTADSKGTGFAISSDGILLTNHHVVEGNNKVTVSFPDKGLFTADVVHTYPSIDLAVLQIDGEDLPYLELADHTTFTDDEPVYFIGNPLKFTGIANEGTIIDYHQLSDWNEPVIMMKAPVYRGNSGSPVLNHDGQVIGIVFATLDHETYGKVGLFVPIDAYYNQLLDE, encoded by the coding sequence TTGAACGACAAAGAACTGGAAGAAATAGATGATGATGAGCTACAAGAGCTTGTGTTAGAGGCGCAGCGACAGGCACTTGCTAACGCTGGGCAAGAGCCGCACAAGCCCAAACACCCTTTCCCTAAATGGTTATTTTGGCTAATTGCGGTGATGATGACCGTCAATACATTTGCAGTAATTTTTGAGGTCTTTTCAATTCCAGCGATTGAATTCGTCAAAGCCTCTGCACGATTATCGGCGCAAGATGATATTGCTACCTATAAAAAGTCCGTAGTTGTCATTACAACAGCCGACAGCAAAGGTACAGGATTCGCTATTTCCAGCGATGGAATCCTTTTAACAAATCATCATGTGGTCGAAGGAAATAACAAGGTAACAGTTTCTTTTCCAGATAAAGGTCTGTTCACCGCCGATGTCGTCCATACATACCCGTCCATCGACCTCGCTGTATTGCAAATAGATGGTGAAGATTTGCCTTATTTGGAGCTAGCGGACCACACAACATTTACAGATGATGAGCCTGTCTACTTTATCGGTAATCCTTTAAAATTTACAGGCATCGCGAATGAAGGAACCATTATTGATTATCACCAATTAAGTGATTGGAATGAACCGGTCATAATGATGAAAGCACCCGTTTATCGTGGGAATAGTGGAAGTCCTGTCCTCAATCACGATGGTCAAGTGATTGGAATTGTCTTTGCTACGTTAGATCATGAAACATACGGCAAAGTTGGACTCTTCGTCCCAATTGATGCGTACTATAACCAGCTGCTGGATGAATGA
- a CDS encoding DUF1805 domain-containing protein: MVSSASVDIEGHSFTAVTVRLPKTTLLTVSNDNGYIMCGALDVGLLNTQLQDRKIIAGRAVGVKTIEQLLQAPLESVTLEAERLGIHVGMTGEQALLKMA, translated from the coding sequence ATGGTTTCATCGGCATCTGTTGACATTGAAGGTCATTCATTTACGGCGGTGACAGTGCGTTTACCGAAAACGACTTTATTAACAGTCTCTAATGATAATGGATATATTATGTGTGGCGCGTTGGATGTTGGGCTACTAAACACACAGCTACAAGACCGAAAAATCATTGCGGGGCGGGCAGTTGGGGTTAAGACAATTGAGCAATTGCTGCAAGCTCCACTAGAGTCAGTTACATTGGAAGCAGAACGACTGGGCATTCATGTAGGGATGACTGGGGAACAGGCATTGTTGAAAATGGCATAA
- a CDS encoding YitT family protein has protein sequence MFFIEAKRILVVIFGSLLLAISLNFFLINANVYASGFAGAAQLTSSVFADFLGIRVSTGILLLLFNIPVFILGWFKVGKGFTIYSIVSVIFATIFMGILPVLSVSNDIILNAVFGGVIAGVGVGLSLKLGASTGGMDIVAMVLSRLQDKPIGTYFLLLNGVIIALAGIIYEPENALYTMLTLYVTTAVIDMIHTRHEKVTAMIVTLKADELQQAIHQKLVRGITILPAKGAYSKEDKSMLYLVITRYELYDLETIIKEVDPNAFTNIVQTVGIFGFFRREGEAVSK, from the coding sequence ATGTTTTTTATCGAGGCAAAACGGATACTTGTTGTTATTTTCGGTTCTTTATTATTGGCGATCTCACTCAATTTCTTTTTGATTAATGCTAATGTCTATGCGAGTGGCTTTGCGGGTGCAGCGCAGCTGACATCTAGTGTGTTTGCAGATTTTTTAGGTATCCGTGTTAGTACGGGGATCCTATTGTTGTTATTCAATATTCCTGTCTTTATATTGGGATGGTTTAAAGTTGGAAAAGGGTTCACCATTTATAGCATTGTTTCTGTTATTTTTGCAACAATTTTTATGGGGATATTGCCAGTGCTATCCGTGTCAAATGATATTATTTTAAATGCGGTATTTGGTGGTGTCATTGCGGGTGTTGGTGTCGGTTTATCATTAAAGTTGGGTGCTTCTACAGGCGGCATGGACATTGTGGCGATGGTCCTATCACGTTTACAAGATAAACCGATTGGTACGTATTTCTTACTCCTTAATGGTGTGATTATCGCGTTAGCGGGAATTATCTATGAGCCTGAAAATGCATTATATACAATGTTAACATTATACGTAACAACGGCAGTTATCGATATGATTCATACACGTCATGAAAAAGTGACAGCCATGATTGTTACACTTAAAGCGGACGAATTGCAGCAAGCGATTCATCAAAAATTAGTGCGAGGTATTACGATTCTTCCGGCGAAAGGTGCCTATTCAAAAGAAGATAAAAGCATGTTATACCTTGTGATTACGCGTTATGAATTATATGATTTGGAAACAATTATTAAGGAAGTCGATCCTAATGCATTTACAAATATTGTTCAAACAGTTGGGATTTTCGGCTTCTTTAGACGAGAGGGCGAAGCTGTCAGCAAGTAA
- a CDS encoding DUF1540 domain-containing protein: protein MAQEILCEVNNCKFWSAGDKCSAKSIYVVSQKGKKAMSSEETDCKTFVPRD, encoded by the coding sequence ATGGCTCAAGAAATTCTATGCGAAGTAAATAACTGTAAGTTTTGGAGCGCTGGGGATAAATGCAGTGCGAAATCTATTTATGTTGTTAGCCAAAAAGGAAAAAAGGCAATGAGTAGTGAAGAGACGGATTGTAAAACATTTGTACCAAGGGATTAA
- a CDS encoding SEC-C domain-containing protein: MVGRNEPCPCGSGKKYKKCCESKAAFSIEEVQIEELERVLQVFYEEYPERRDVSDYLQVANKWKESLQSYLIEEMIEAIAVDEFFFHHKPEIWAVYLDKQRKKIVRPSVLKVLETWNNPRAFIGEVMAVDEIYLTVKSIFGDETILLRRESEKPVPVGVHLYCFILPDGIMKDNHYLAISSLIFFPTDHDSVFGQFVKQFEAQQQSVATFLKENGIALWQLLGEDGYGGGEFTNFEAGVLLEAIDFLEKNERQTDKLIEVLEDYLVEQQPNARKEVAIAAGAIRFGQENGLFEPLPLTIKEVAEWFEVSTSSLNKYYSDLSAYYTGKE, translated from the coding sequence ATGGTAGGACGTAACGAGCCATGCCCATGTGGCAGTGGCAAGAAGTATAAAAAATGCTGTGAATCGAAGGCAGCTTTTTCAATAGAAGAAGTACAGATAGAAGAGTTGGAAAGAGTTTTGCAAGTCTTTTATGAAGAGTATCCTGAAAGACGTGACGTGAGTGACTATTTACAGGTCGCGAATAAGTGGAAGGAATCCCTGCAAAGCTATTTAATAGAAGAAATGATTGAAGCGATTGCAGTGGATGAATTCTTTTTCCATCATAAACCAGAGATTTGGGCAGTGTATTTGGACAAGCAGCGTAAGAAGATTGTTCGTCCATCCGTCTTGAAGGTTTTGGAAACATGGAACAATCCTCGTGCCTTCATAGGAGAAGTTATGGCAGTAGACGAGATTTACCTAACTGTAAAAAGTATTTTCGGGGATGAAACAATCCTGTTAAGACGTGAAAGTGAAAAACCAGTACCAGTAGGGGTACATCTATATTGTTTCATCTTGCCAGATGGAATAATGAAGGACAATCATTATTTAGCAATTTCGAGCTTAATATTTTTCCCAACTGATCATGATTCAGTGTTTGGGCAGTTTGTGAAGCAGTTTGAAGCACAGCAACAGTCCGTTGCTACATTTTTAAAGGAAAACGGCATTGCACTTTGGCAACTACTCGGTGAAGATGGCTATGGTGGAGGAGAGTTTACCAATTTCGAGGCGGGTGTTTTACTCGAAGCCATCGATTTTTTAGAGAAAAATGAGCGACAGACCGACAAATTGATCGAAGTACTAGAGGATTATTTGGTGGAGCAGCAACCGAATGCTCGTAAAGAGGTAGCTATTGCCGCTGGAGCGATTCGTTTTGGTCAGGAAAACGGCTTATTTGAACCGCTTCCCCTGACTATTAAAGAAGTTGCTGAGTGGTTTGAAGTTTCTACTTCTTCTTTGAATAAATATTATAGTGATTTAAGTGCGTATTATACTGGCAAGGAATAA
- a CDS encoding GNAT family protein → MKLHFYQSELDKHIESYTLTNEQLQFTGIPKESIEFSKTEGNHYPILALENDQFVTFFALHTCEGVEPYSNNANAILIRTFSTAFHHQRKGYAKQALLLIPEFVTEHFVGINEIILAVNVKNEPAQALYIKCGFVDNGVRVMGSRGELIVLSYYL, encoded by the coding sequence ATGAAACTACATTTTTATCAATCAGAGCTGGATAAACATATTGAATCATATACATTAACGAATGAACAGCTCCAGTTTACGGGAATTCCAAAGGAATCTATTGAATTTTCAAAGACAGAGGGTAACCACTATCCGATTTTAGCACTTGAAAACGACCAATTTGTCACCTTTTTTGCTTTACATACATGTGAGGGAGTTGAGCCTTACTCAAACAATGCAAATGCTATACTGATTAGAACGTTTTCAACTGCTTTTCATCATCAACGAAAGGGTTATGCTAAGCAGGCATTGTTGCTTATACCGGAATTTGTCACTGAACATTTTGTAGGCATTAATGAGATTATCCTAGCCGTCAATGTGAAAAATGAGCCAGCACAGGCATTGTATATAAAATGTGGGTTTGTTGACAATGGTGTCCGAGTGATGGGGAGTAGGGGTGAATTAATTGTGTTGAGTTATTATTTGTAG
- a CDS encoding copper homeostasis protein CutC, translating to MMLEIIATSVADAIAAERSGADRLELCAALSEGGLTPSLGLVKAVVQAVDIPVHVIVRPHSRTFQYVESDLVVMLADIRYIQKAGAAGIVIGVLDEDNKVNAEALSRLLQEAGEMKVTFHRAFDDIDDQLEAIEVIASFPQIQRILTSGGQAPAPEAAEQLKKLVDKSRNTSVRILAGNGMSPETLSVLVKATGLEEVHFGSAVRVNRSFMHPIDEAVITGVKSELMQLRK from the coding sequence ATGATGCTAGAAATTATTGCAACAAGTGTAGCAGATGCAATTGCTGCGGAGCGTAGTGGTGCAGATCGATTGGAGCTTTGTGCAGCCTTGTCTGAAGGAGGACTAACGCCGAGCTTAGGTTTGGTGAAAGCTGTTGTGCAAGCGGTCGATATACCAGTTCATGTCATTGTTCGACCACATAGCCGAACTTTTCAGTATGTTGAAAGTGATCTGGTGGTTATGCTGGCAGATATTAGGTACATTCAGAAGGCTGGAGCCGCAGGTATTGTGATTGGCGTACTTGATGAGGACAATAAAGTAAATGCGGAAGCCTTATCACGTTTACTGCAAGAAGCGGGAGAGATGAAAGTCACGTTCCATCGCGCTTTTGATGATATTGATGACCAGTTAGAGGCAATAGAGGTCATTGCTAGTTTCCCGCAGATTCAGCGGATTTTAACTTCCGGGGGACAAGCGCCAGCACCAGAAGCTGCTGAACAGTTGAAAAAATTGGTGGACAAGTCCCGTAATACATCAGTCCGTATTTTGGCGGGCAATGGCATGAGTCCGGAAACGTTATCAGTGTTAGTGAAGGCAACAGGGTTGGAAGAGGTTCATTTTGGCTCGGCCGTTCGCGTAAATCGAAGCTTTATGCATCCGATTGATGAGGCGGTTATTACTGGAGTGAAAAGTGAGCTTATGCAGTTACGTAAATAG
- the glmS gene encoding glutamine--fructose-6-phosphate transaminase (isomerizing) yields the protein MCGIVGYIGTVDAKEILLKGLEKLEYRGYDSAGIALRNEQGITVIKEKGRIADLRVAVDTTILASTGIGHTRWATHGVPNQTNAHPHQSASSRFTLVHNGVIENYSSLQKQYLQGISMNSDTDTEVIVQLIEKFVTGGMTTEVAFRHTLSLLHGSYAIAMLDAEEANTIFVAKNKSPLLIGIGENFNVVASDAMAMLQVTDQYVELHDKEVVIVRQDMIDIMTLDGTKIERTAYVAELDMSDIEKGTYPHFMLKEIDEQPGVIRKIIQSYENDKGELSVDAAIVSECKGADRLYIIAAGTSYHAGLIGKHYFEKISGIPVEVHISSEFGYNMPLLSEKPLFLFITQSGETADSRQVLVKMKALGHPTITLTNVPGSTLSREADHTLLLYAGPEIAVASTKAYTAQVAVLAIVADVVARGKGKTEMIELKKELAIAANAIQALVDSKEEMAQIADEFLAVSRNAFFIGRSLDFYVSLEGALKVKEISYIQAEGFAGGELKHGTIALIEQGTPIVALATQQAVSPNIRGNVKEVVARGAIPCILSMEGLEEEGDRFVLPKVHELLAPIVAVIPMQLISYYAALQRDCDVDKPRNLAKSVTVE from the coding sequence ATGTGTGGAATTGTTGGTTATATTGGAACAGTAGATGCAAAGGAAATTTTATTAAAGGGACTTGAAAAATTAGAATACCGTGGCTATGATTCAGCGGGTATCGCACTTCGCAATGAACAAGGTATTACTGTTATAAAGGAAAAAGGACGTATTGCAGACTTGCGTGTAGCTGTTGATACAACTATTTTAGCGTCAACCGGCATTGGTCACACACGTTGGGCAACCCACGGCGTTCCCAATCAAACAAATGCACATCCTCATCAAAGTGCATCCAGTCGGTTTACCCTTGTGCACAATGGTGTGATTGAGAATTATAGTTCTTTACAAAAGCAATATTTACAAGGTATTTCAATGAATTCTGATACAGATACAGAAGTTATTGTACAGCTGATAGAAAAATTCGTGACAGGCGGTATGACAACTGAAGTAGCTTTCCGTCATACGTTATCCTTACTGCATGGATCATATGCGATTGCTATGCTGGATGCTGAAGAAGCAAACACTATATTCGTTGCTAAAAATAAAAGTCCGTTACTAATTGGTATAGGTGAAAACTTCAATGTTGTTGCCTCTGACGCAATGGCGATGCTGCAAGTAACTGATCAATATGTAGAACTACATGATAAGGAAGTCGTCATTGTTCGACAAGACATGATTGATATCATGACATTAGATGGTACAAAAATAGAACGAACAGCATATGTAGCCGAGCTTGACATGAGCGACATTGAGAAGGGTACCTATCCTCATTTTATGCTGAAGGAAATAGATGAACAGCCAGGTGTTATTCGGAAGATTATTCAATCATATGAAAATGACAAAGGCGAACTGTCAGTGGATGCTGCAATTGTCAGTGAATGTAAGGGAGCAGATCGTCTTTATATAATTGCAGCAGGTACTAGTTATCATGCTGGTTTGATTGGCAAGCATTATTTCGAAAAAATATCAGGTATTCCAGTAGAAGTGCATATATCAAGTGAATTTGGCTACAATATGCCTCTGCTATCGGAAAAACCTTTATTTCTGTTCATTACCCAATCAGGTGAAACTGCAGATAGTCGTCAAGTATTGGTGAAAATGAAAGCGCTTGGCCACCCAACTATCACGTTAACTAACGTTCCTGGGTCGACACTTTCCCGTGAAGCAGACCATACATTATTGCTATACGCAGGTCCAGAAATTGCAGTAGCTTCGACAAAAGCCTACACTGCACAAGTTGCTGTTCTAGCCATTGTTGCTGATGTTGTAGCTCGAGGAAAAGGAAAAACCGAAATGATTGAGCTGAAGAAAGAGCTTGCGATTGCTGCAAACGCTATTCAAGCACTTGTAGATTCAAAAGAAGAAATGGCGCAAATCGCAGATGAATTTTTAGCAGTGTCACGAAATGCGTTCTTCATCGGTAGAAGTCTAGATTTCTATGTTAGCTTGGAAGGTGCACTGAAGGTCAAAGAAATCTCCTATATTCAAGCAGAAGGCTTTGCAGGTGGAGAATTAAAGCATGGAACGATTGCCCTGATCGAACAAGGGACGCCCATCGTTGCATTAGCCACACAACAAGCAGTGAGCCCGAATATTCGTGGGAATGTCAAAGAAGTTGTTGCAAGAGGAGCAATTCCCTGCATTCTATCAATGGAAGGGCTGGAAGAAGAGGGAGATCGCTTTGTACTACCTAAAGTTCATGAATTGCTAGCCCCGATTGTAGCAGTGATACCCATGCAACTTATCAGTTATTATGCTGCCCTTCAAAGAGACTGTGACGTTGATAAGCCGAGGAATTTGGCTAAGTCAGTTACGGTGGAATGA
- a CDS encoding GNAT family N-acetyltransferase, translated as MFEVRKIGPEMTYNLRHTVLRPHQTIEDCKYDSDHKDYTFHVGAFYQGKLISIASFIVDKNSDFPIEKQYRLRQMATLDEFRKLGAGRAVVNYAENLLKEQSVDFLWCKGRTTVQEYYSNLGFKEYGEVFEYPPIGPHIVMYKKIT; from the coding sequence ATGTTTGAAGTTAGAAAAATTGGACCTGAAATGACTTACAATCTTAGACATACTGTCCTACGTCCACACCAAACAATTGAGGACTGCAAGTATGATTCAGACCATAAAGATTATACATTTCATGTTGGGGCATTTTATCAAGGAAAGCTAATAAGTATTGCATCATTTATTGTCGACAAGAATTCTGATTTTCCTATTGAAAAACAATATCGCTTAAGGCAAATGGCTACTCTTGATGAGTTTCGAAAGTTAGGTGCTGGAAGGGCAGTCGTAAACTACGCTGAAAATTTATTAAAAGAACAAAGTGTTGACTTTTTATGGTGCAAAGGAAGAACAACAGTACAAGAATATTATAGTAATTTAGGTTTTAAAGAATATGGAGAAGTTTTTGAATATCCTCCTATCGGTCCACATATCGTGATGTATAAAAAAATAACATAA
- a CDS encoding SET domain-containing protein, which produces MIEVKMSSVSDGEFNRGVFATCDYKKGELLHEAPVISYPNDEHQYIEKTTLADYAFEYGLGRSAILLGYGMLFNHSYEPNATYEINFKNETFDFFAHTDIKAGEEVLINYNGDVDDNDPLWFNKE; this is translated from the coding sequence ATGATTGAGGTAAAAATGTCTTCAGTAAGTGATGGAGAATTCAATAGAGGCGTATTTGCAACATGTGATTATAAAAAAGGAGAACTTTTACATGAAGCACCTGTCATTTCTTATCCAAATGACGAGCATCAATACATTGAGAAAACAACGCTTGCAGATTACGCTTTTGAGTATGGATTGGGGCGATCTGCTATCCTTCTAGGTTACGGCATGTTATTTAATCATTCTTATGAACCGAATGCAACGTATGAGATTAATTTTAAAAATGAGACATTTGATTTCTTTGCTCATACGGATATTAAAGCAGGAGAAGAAGTTCTAATTAATTACAATGGTGATGTTGATGATAACGATCCACTGTGGTTTAATAAGGAATAA
- a CDS encoding cysteine hydrolase family protein yields the protein MNQTLLIIDAQQELMDGNQEESAVFNKEQLIRNINLVIEKARERNVLIICIRDLDVAGGQGEGFQVHNEINVPTEAVIFDKAATNSFHGTELLNHLQSQEIEHIVVMGCATQHCIDSAVRTATISGFDVTLVGDGHSTTDNDVLSAEQIIKHHNKTLHGHYNVEHFSVVRNAEEDLFNPTHDSYR from the coding sequence GTGAATCAAACATTATTAATTATCGATGCTCAACAAGAATTAATGGATGGAAATCAGGAGGAAAGTGCTGTTTTTAATAAAGAACAACTTATTAGGAATATCAATCTAGTGATTGAAAAAGCAAGAGAACGTAATGTTTTAATTATTTGTATAAGGGATCTCGATGTTGCAGGAGGGCAAGGTGAAGGATTTCAAGTTCACAATGAAATTAATGTGCCAACAGAAGCGGTGATTTTTGATAAGGCGGCGACGAATTCATTCCATGGAACGGAACTTCTAAATCATTTACAATCCCAAGAAATCGAACACATTGTTGTTATGGGTTGTGCAACGCAGCACTGTATAGATAGTGCTGTTAGAACTGCCACGATTAGTGGTTTTGATGTTACTTTAGTGGGTGATGGACATTCGACAACAGACAATGATGTTTTAAGTGCTGAGCAAATCATAAAACATCATAATAAAACTCTTCATGGGCATTACAATGTTGAACACTTTTCGGTTGTCAGAAATGCAGAGGAAGATTTGTTTAATCCAACCCATGATTCCTATCGATGA
- a CDS encoding GNAT family protein, whose amino-acid sequence MKKEFPIIETERLMLRQVTTTDAADMFDYLSDEDVVKPMGLDPFQTVKDVWDEIEWYTSIYEEGTGIRWGITLKDSGKVIGSCGFLNRIPKHYRAEVGYELSKDHWGQGIASEALEAVVKYGYHHLQLERIEALIEPVNVPSQKLVEKQGFIREGLLRHYEFARGKFDDLYMYSIIKEDFHVSEN is encoded by the coding sequence ATGAAAAAAGAGTTTCCTATTATTGAAACTGAAAGATTAATGTTAAGACAAGTCACAACAACGGATGCCGCTGATATGTTTGACTACCTATCTGATGAAGATGTTGTGAAACCAATGGGACTAGATCCTTTCCAAACAGTAAAAGACGTGTGGGATGAAATTGAGTGGTATACATCCATATACGAGGAAGGCACTGGAATTAGATGGGGGATTACTCTAAAAGATTCTGGCAAGGTGATCGGGAGCTGTGGCTTTCTGAATAGGATTCCCAAACATTATCGAGCAGAAGTGGGGTATGAATTAAGCAAGGATCACTGGGGACAAGGAATTGCTAGTGAGGCATTGGAAGCTGTTGTGAAGTATGGTTATCATCACTTGCAGTTAGAAAGAATAGAGGCTTTAATTGAACCAGTGAATGTACCATCACAAAAATTAGTAGAGAAGCAAGGCTTTATAAGAGAGGGATTGCTGCGGCATTATGAATTTGCACGTGGTAAATTCGATGATTTGTATATGTATTCCATCATAAAAGAAGATTTCCATGTTAGTGAAAATTGA
- a CDS encoding aminoglycoside phosphotransferase family protein has protein sequence MHPINVDVVTRLITEQFPEWASLTIKPVKHSGNDNRTFHLGEQMSVRLPSAASYVPQVGKEQRWLPVLSKELTLLIPTPIAKGEPSEAYPWPWSVNQWIEGEALSLENVTDLNQLATDLGAFLLALQSIDASGGPLAGEHNFYRGGSIAVYDEEARNAIDNNRDMFNESLLKELWQWALASTWQAEPVWVHGDIAPGNLLVKDGQLCAVIDFGILGVGDPACDAAMAWTFFDNESRKIFKNTLQMDEETWNRARGWALWKALITYDAHKNTNKAIAEESYRIIEVIVSDWERLSSQLVDYLDGNEI, from the coding sequence ATGCATCCAATTAACGTCGATGTAGTCACAAGATTAATCACCGAACAATTTCCCGAATGGGCTAGTTTAACGATTAAACCTGTTAAACACAGTGGCAACGACAATAGAACGTTCCACTTAGGTGAGCAGATGAGTGTTAGGTTACCGAGCGCGGCGTCTTATGTTCCGCAAGTAGGGAAAGAACAGCGATGGTTACCCGTGCTAAGTAAAGAACTTACCTTGCTTATTCCTACACCCATAGCGAAAGGTGAACCGAGTGAGGCTTATCCATGGCCTTGGTCTGTGAATCAGTGGATAGAGGGAGAAGCCTTGTCGCTAGAAAATGTAACTGATTTGAATCAGTTGGCAACAGATTTAGGAGCATTTTTATTAGCCTTACAATCGATTGATGCAAGCGGAGGTCCTTTAGCTGGCGAGCATAACTTTTATAGGGGTGGCTCGATAGCTGTCTACGACGAAGAGGCTAGGAATGCCATTGACAATAATCGTGATATGTTTAACGAATCGTTATTGAAAGAGTTATGGCAATGGGCATTGGCATCTACTTGGCAAGCAGAGCCCGTTTGGGTTCATGGGGATATCGCACCGGGGAATTTATTGGTGAAAGATGGACAGCTCTGTGCCGTTATTGATTTTGGAATACTAGGTGTAGGAGATCCGGCTTGTGATGCGGCGATGGCCTGGACCTTTTTTGATAATGAGAGTCGAAAGATATTTAAGAACACATTGCAGATGGATGAAGAAACATGGAATCGAGCGAGAGGGTGGGCTTTATGGAAGGCTTTAATCACCTATGATGCGCATAAAAATACGAACAAAGCCATTGCGGAAGAGTCTTATCGCATTATTGAAGTAATCGTCAGTGATTGGGAACGCTTGAGCAGCCAACTAGTGGATTATCTTGATGGCAACGAAATATAA
- a CDS encoding ABC-F family ATP-binding cassette domain-containing protein: protein MSLLTVENLSHGFGDRAIFEDVSFRLLQGEHIGLIGANGEGKSTFMNIITRKLEPDAGTVNWSKRVRVGYLDQHVVLKQGMTIRDVLRTAFQYLYDREAEMNALFEKMAEVEPDELEALLEETGQIQEELSHNDFYIIDSKVEEVANGLGLNEFGLDRDVHDLSGGQRTKVLLAKLLLEKPDILLLDEPTNYLDVEHINWLRNYLQNYENAFILISHDIPFLNSVIQLIYHMENQEITRYVGDYEEFVRVHEMKKQQVEAAFKKQQKEISHLKDFVARNKANAATSRMAMSRQKKLDKMDIIELDAEKPKPQFNFKLARTPGRYLFQTKELVIGYDEPLSRELDLTMERGQKIALSGANGIGKTTLLKSILGEIPSLAGSVELGEHLEIGYFEQETKSDTNNTCLEEVWEEFPHFTQYEVRAALARCGLTTKHIESKVKVLSGGERAKVRLCKLINRETNLLVLDEPTNHLDKDAKDELKRALQEYKGSVLLISHEPDFYEGLVTGVWNGENWTTKMF, encoded by the coding sequence ATGAGTTTATTGACAGTAGAAAATTTAAGCCATGGCTTTGGAGATCGTGCAATTTTTGAAGACGTATCTTTCCGATTATTGCAAGGGGAGCATATTGGTTTAATTGGTGCGAATGGTGAGGGTAAATCGACTTTCATGAATATTATTACACGTAAGCTAGAGCCTGATGCAGGAACGGTGAACTGGTCGAAACGCGTACGGGTTGGTTATTTAGATCAGCATGTTGTATTAAAACAAGGAATGACCATTCGCGACGTGCTGCGAACAGCTTTCCAATACCTCTATGACCGAGAGGCTGAAATGAATGCACTCTTTGAAAAGATGGCAGAAGTAGAACCAGACGAGCTGGAAGCACTTCTAGAGGAGACTGGCCAAATTCAAGAAGAGTTATCGCATAATGATTTTTACATCATTGATTCAAAAGTAGAAGAGGTAGCGAACGGACTTGGATTGAACGAATTCGGTCTGGATCGGGACGTTCATGATTTAAGTGGAGGTCAGCGGACAAAAGTACTGCTCGCCAAGTTATTATTAGAGAAACCCGATATCCTTCTGCTAGATGAGCCGACAAACTATTTAGATGTCGAGCATATCAACTGGCTGCGTAATTATTTGCAGAACTATGAGAATGCATTTATTTTAATATCCCATGATATCCCCTTCTTGAATAGCGTAATTCAGTTGATTTATCATATGGAAAATCAAGAAATCACTCGTTATGTTGGGGATTATGAGGAATTTGTGCGCGTTCATGAGATGAAAAAGCAGCAGGTTGAAGCTGCCTTCAAGAAGCAACAAAAGGAAATCTCGCACCTCAAAGACTTCGTAGCACGTAATAAAGCAAATGCGGCGACGAGCCGAATGGCTATGTCCCGTCAGAAGAAGCTAGACAAAATGGACATTATCGAATTAGATGCAGAAAAACCGAAACCTCAATTCAATTTTAAACTTGCACGGACTCCAGGCAGATATTTATTCCAAACAAAAGAACTTGTCATTGGCTATGACGAACCGTTGTCGAGAGAGCTAGATTTGACGATGGAACGCGGACAGAAAATTGCCTTGTCTGGTGCCAATGGTATTGGTAAAACAACGCTACTGAAGAGTATTCTTGGAGAAATCCCTTCCCTCGCTGGCTCCGTTGAACTTGGTGAGCATTTGGAAATTGGTTATTTCGAGCAGGAGACGAAATCGGATACCAACAATACATGCTTGGAAGAAGTATGGGAAGAGTTTCCGCATTTCACGCAGTATGAAGTGCGCGCTGCTTTAGCAAGATGTGGTTTAACAACGAAGCATATTGAAAGCAAAGTAAAAGTGTTAAGTGGTGGAGAACGAGCAAAAGTACGTTTGTGTAAATTAATTAATCGCGAAACAAATCTGCTCGTTCTTGATGAGCCGACCAATCACCTGGATAAAGATGCAAAAGATGAATTGAAACGTGCTTTACAGGAATACAAAGGAAGCGTTCTGCTCATTTCACATGAGCCTGATTTTTATGAAGGTCTTGTGACTGGTGTTTGGAATGGTGAAAATTGGACGACTAAAATGTTTTAA